GTAGTGTCACAGTGAACTAATCCAAATTTTTTCCTTTTTTTGTTTTTATTTTATTTTTTCTAATATTTCTATTATATGCAACTCCAAATCTATGAGACTCATCTCGTGCATGTTGTAATATTTTCAAAGAGGATTTGTTTTTTGGAATAATTATTGGATCTTTAATTTTTGGAATGTATACTTCTTCATTTTCTTTTGCAAGAGAAACACATGGAATTTTTAATCCAAGCGATTGTAATGATTTAACTGCTGCATTTAGTTGTCCTTTACCACCATCAATCAGAATAAGATCTGGAAATTCTGAATTTTCTTCAGACAATCTATAATATCGTCGTTTAATAATTTCGCCAATCATTGCAAAATCATCTCGTCCTTCAACTGTTTTGATTTTAAATTTTCTATATCCAGATTTGTTAGGTTTTCCATTAAGAAATTGAGACATAGAACCTACTGCAAATTCATCACCATGATTTGAAATATCAAAACACTCAATGGTATTTGGAACTAAAGGAAGTGATAGAATTTCTTTTAATTCATACAACCCAGGTTCACCACCTTTAGAATGAATCAATTCAATATTTCTCATTATCAAATTCAAAATTTCTTTACGTTTTCCTTTTTTGGGTTGTAAAATTTTTACATTAAATCCTGCATGTTTTGAAAGTAATGATTCCAACAATTTTTTATTATCTGGAATCTCACTTACTAGAATAAATTTTGGGATTTTATGAGTTGTATAGTATTGATAAAGAAAATTGGCAAAGGAATTATCTCCCACTAGATCAAAAAAGAATTTGTCGCTATCACGAATTACACCATTAATCATTCGAAAATTCATCACAGTAGCAGTTTGCTCCTGAATTCCTATTCCAAAATATTCTTCATCAGAATTCTCAACATATTCCATTTTTTGCTTTGTTTGAAGACTTCCTAATCGAATTAAGGTATCCCTAATGTCCTT
The window above is part of the Nitrosopumilus sp. genome. Proteins encoded here:
- the uvrC gene encoding excinuclease ABC subunit UvrC → MTFDISQIHIPNNPGIYLMKDSDGKIIYIGKAKNLKNRVKSYFLQNQNYKTQKLVENISDIEFVLTDNESEAFLLESNMIKKYRPRFNIELKDQQRYTYLRITDEKYPRLLVARRTRDGKFLGKGNFFGPFTQGSSKLLTIGTLRKAFQIRICKNLPKKVCLEYHLGNCEGPCEFKEAQENYSKHVSDLEEVLKGNNETKIFTKKLEEEMQHAALLQQFERAKDIRDTLIRLGSLQTKQKMEYVENSDEEYFGIGIQEQTATVMNFRMINGVIRDSDKFFFDLVGDNSFANFLYQYYTTHKIPKFILVSEIPDNKKLLESLLSKHAGFNVKILQPKKGKRKEILNLIMRNIELIHSKGGEPGLYELKEILSLPLVPNTIECFDISNHGDEFAVGSMSQFLNGKPNKSGYRKFKIKTVEGRDDFAMIGEIIKRRYYRLSEENSEFPDLILIDGGKGQLNAAVKSLQSLGLKIPCVSLAKENEEVYIPKIKDPIIIPKNKSSLKILQHARDESHRFGVAYNRNIRKNKIKTKKGKNLD